TTGTCCACGACGGTGCAGGTAAGTCGTAGGTGTGCAATCGCGACCGTTCCAGGATTGTTGTTTTAAGCCTTTCGGTTGTCGTTGTTCGGTGTTTATTGTGCGAAAGGATGCGAACACGTCGGGGAGCGGGGTAAGCGAACCCTTTAGGGTGTCTTTTGCAAATTTCAAgctgttttccttttgcagTGCGAAGGTCCCCGCTTCTTTATGATGGCGGCCAATACCTGGACGGGGACCGTTTACGAGTTTTAACTCTTTCCCGAGGATTgccaaaaaacacgaaacaggGACCAAATGAGCAAATGAGGGAAATTGCAATAAAAGTGCGGCCGTGCCAAAAAGGAACACATGTCGAGAGGACGAACAACGTGTcgcgccgccggccaccgccggaacgGAGGGATGTGCCTATCGATTAGGGCCGGCCATAAAATCCGAAcccccggagcccggagttTGTTTGCCCGCAAACACAGCTAAAGGGTTTTTAGTAGAAATtgacaaagaaaaaacggtcCGGCAAATCTTTCGGCAATCTTGAagcaagaaaagcaaaaaccatAAAGCAATTCACGAATTCGGCGTGGCCTGCTTCGCTATTGTGTCGAGCGCTGTCGAGAGCTGTCAATTGGGAAGCACACTGCAGCAAACTGCAACACAACCGTAGTAGGCCCTTCGTGTGACCCACGAttccccggtggccggtggcgcgccactcggctcggctatCTTATTTctgattaatttaattaattactcCCCTCACTGAGGGCGGCCTACGAGGACTGTAGGACTGTGCAGGCCGCATTTTATTGCTAACGCCGGTTCTCAATTGAGCGAGCCTGCGGATCCTGATTAATAGGAAAACCGAAGCCAACTTTGTTCAATCAATTAATAGACGGTGTGGCGGAGAATTATTGATCCGCCGTCCGAGGGGCTATGAGGGTCGCCGTCGACTCAAGTTTGCGCATTTTCTTCGCATTCTTCGCGCGATGCACCCAATTGATACAATGATCTCGTTATGCTGGCGGCACACGcatccacaaacaaacacatccatAGATAGTTATTGTTTCCGTGGCTCCGGGGCCTCTGGATACGCACGTAGCAGCGGCCGGGCGTGAAAAGTCGCCGCCCAACCCAAGGTCCGACTCccgtgcaccaccaccaccaccaccacctatcgggcgctctctctcgcgtttcCAGCGCGGGTcggccttttttggggtggccaaAAAGCGCACGCACTACGCGCCGAGCGAGTGCACTGACCGCTGAATTTAATTCGACGAATGTCCAGAGAGTGTGCTTCGgtctgtgtgtgcgagagcgcatcatcgtcgtcgtcccacCCGACATTAGAACTggttctgcagcagcagcagtgggtTTGCGTAGGTTCGCTTGCACccgaccggccccgggggggggcaGAGCGAGACAGCGCGAGCGGTGCACCGATGCGTGTGAGATATGAGGtacacggacggacggacggcccTCCCGGCCCCTTATCGGTTTGCCCGGCGGGGGCCCCCAGGAAGCAATTATGAGGCGCGACCACCGGGACGACCGGGTTCGCTATCTGCCGAATCATCCGCGGCCCAAGATGGCGTCGTTATCAGTGcgttcgctcactcgctcgacgacgacgagtgcggTGGAGTTCGAAGAATTGGCCAAGAACCGAGAATGAAGCACGCGGAACTGAGATCGCCTCATCGAGGATCACTCaagaagcgatcgatcgagaaatGGTCCCAAATTGGAAACGAATGGCCCAGGCCGCCGCTTCGTGGTAAGATCGGGTTCCAAGCGGGAATTCCACTTGCCCATTGTTTCGCGGAGTGTTGTCAACGTCCGCACGGGTAGCCCAAGGCAAAGGAAGGTAGCCCTGGCTGGTAGCGCTGCCTCTGCATCCTGATTGCTGATTCTTTTATTGTGGTTATACTTAAGGGCATAATCGAGGCCCGCTGCGCCGTTTTGGGCCATTTAGCGTCAATGGGAAGCGGGAATGATGCGTGCGTGTGCAATTTCTTCCATTGTCGACCGGCCGCACCCACACCCTGTGGGACCGGGGAtgggcaaaaaaggactccGAAGAAGGgacgcagcaaaaaaaaaacgaaaccccgTAAAAAGGGACGGAGAGCAGTGCAGTGGCTCGAGAGGATGCGTCGTTGTCGAAGGAAGCGAACCATTGTTGTTTGCGGAGgcttttccgattccggactCCGGTGGTGTGTTGTTTCTTTGGCAAATTCCCTAACCCTTTGTGTCGCCTGCAAAACCGTGTGTTGTCTCGATCGCTCGATTTGTCAATCGTACCCGAGACCCGGGTTGTTTATTGCTCTCATTCATGGTTACGTCAGCAGGGTAATCGTTTCCGAGCGAGGTAAAAAAATAGAGGTAGCTAAgcccggatcccggatcccggatcgaCAAGCTCTTCACAGGGCGACACGCAGCGGTGCGGGCAGTCCGCTAGAGCTAGAGTCCACCATTCAGTGGCCCGTAATTGGGCCACTTCATTCATGCGCTCCGACGAACCGAATCGAAGGACTCGATCGGAGGATGCTAACCTGTTTTCttgattatttaattaattaaatcaggTACCGGGTCCCCGGGGTGGCGTGAAGCACCAGGCGTCCGCTTCACAATTCgcattaaacataaaaaacattttgttgcaaaatacCATAAATTGAGTCGCATTATTCTCGGGTTCGAGTGGCCGTGTCGATCGTGTCAATCGCATGACTACAATCGCTGCGTTGCGCTGCCGAAACATAGCGGCGAGGCAGCGGACCCGTGGGCCAACGGACAGGCAGCATAACCGAAAAGGAGGGAAGCGCATAAACGCAACGCTGGCGGTGTGGTGGAAGATTGAAAAATAGATTCTTCGCTCTATCTTCGCCTCCTATCGATCGCTGCGTTCCGGGCGTTGTTATGATGAAACTTGCCTCCGACAACAAACTTTTTGGCTCACACCGTACGTCTGTGTGGGTTAGACCGTGTTTGCTCTTCACGATCGCGCCTGGCATCGATTCGCAGCAGGCACGAACCGAAAAATGCATCCCTCACGGCGGCACTCAGCTCTCTATGTTGCTCTCTTTCGTGCACGCAATTCCGTGGAACTCACGCACCGCGGTTCGAAGAAGTGCATCATCCCCTCCACCGCCGCTCCGGGATCGCATTTCGCGGTTCCCCCACCGCATGGCTGCTGCAGGACTGGGTGACGCGATCGAAGGGCCTCGCGTTGCGATACACACGCAGCCTTCCTATCGCGGGGCCATCGCCGCATATCGCAGAGGCTGCAGCGGGCGGGCGCGAGAGGCGCGCAAGGGTGCAAGGGTGCGACCTACACAGATGAGTGTCGTCGTGGCCCcttccaaaaagaaaaaacgaaacagagtCAAGCCCTACGGGCGCCGGACAGGGACAGTGCGACGGCGCGATTGCGAGAATTTTCGGTTGTGCGTGGCTTTCGTTTGTGCGAGATGAAAACGCAATCAGAAAAGGGTCacccgggagcgggagcgAGACGTCCAGACGGGCGTCCCGCTCGGGTGCAGCATGAAAATGGCCTGCCTTTTGGCGGACTGCActgggagcgagcgagacagagcgCGTGGCCGGGGATTGCACTCTGCAAAAGGGTTTTCGGAAAGGTTCTCAGAGCGCAtccgagtgagtgagagagagcgagagacgggGAAAAAGGATCGGCCTAGAGGACGAGAAGGTCCCTGAagggcgacgacgaagagaGGCACGGCAAGCAGGCCGGAGCGAGACGGCGCGAGGGCTCTCATTGTGCGCGGCCTCGGCCGTCCCGTCCCGCGCCGACCCTGGCCccgtccgaccgacgacaACATTGCGACTTCGGCGATTTTTCGGCGGCGCGCTGGGCGCTTTGGTTTCGGTCGTCGCAACCGCATCGGAGAGTCAGTAGCGAAAAGTCCGCTCGCTGGAAAgcacacgtcgtcgtccgccgtCCCTGCCCCGAGACGCGGTCGCGTCCTGTTTTTCCCCGAGACCCGAGAACGAACTTTTGGCAAACCCGCcgaatttgttgccattttatttgccagcctctctctcactcgcgaGGGAGCAGGAATTCGATCAACAACCCCGGAGTAGGTGATCCGGAGTGTCCGATAGTCAGGCGAATGACACGCGCTTGTGGTGTTTTTGGTGCGCCCCACCCGGGAATCGTCGGTGATCCGAACCGTGTGATCTAAAGTGTGATCCTCTTTCTTTCCGGCGTGCAGAGATTGGCAGGAAGGCCCCAGCGTCAGGCGGCCAGCAGTGCACCCGGGAGCTGGTGATCGCCCTTCCCGGGGCCCTCACCGGAAATGCGTCGTGCGCGCCGGAAGTGATGCGCCACAGTGATTCAGTTAGTAGTGCAGCGCCCCGAGATCGACTGACACTGAGCGGGGTCGATCACGAACCTTGCCTGTAGAGGCATGCGGCACCAGAGTGCAGTGCGCGACCAACAGTGACACTATTCACAGCCCTCCTAACGAACCCTAAACGAACGAAGAACGGTGTGTGGACCGAGTAGAAAAGTGAACCGAAAAGTTTCGCGAAGAAGGCGACGCAAAAAGCGTCGGAAAAAGTGCCGTCAACCGTCATCTAGTAGCCAGCAGTAGCAAGCCTACTCCGTTGCTCCTCGCGCATTAGTTCACAGTACAGAGCGCGCCCCCCACCGCTACAACCGCAACAACGATCCTCGCACCTcgcacagcaacagcaacagcaacatcgaCTTTGATCGAGATCGATCCAACACACACTCGTCGAACTCCCAATTTTTGCAATAACTCTTTCGGAACTTGCTGTGCTTGAGGTTATCAAAATTATTTCTTCactttcaaaaaaaaaaacatcccaaaTCGGAACAAAACGAATCCCGATCCCGTGTGTCCCACCTAACTACGTGTACCAGCATTCCAATTGACTGACCAAACTGAACCCACGCTCGCGGAAAACCAACGAAGGGAGCCTTTTTTCAATTCCCGAAACTGTAACGTGTGATCTTAGTGCAAAGCGAAGTCagcgctctctctatctctctatctctctgtctctcgggTGGAGAGTGTCTCGGATACGTGCACCACCACGGGCGTTCAGTGTGATGATCGTGAGCCGCACTGAGCGCCGAGTCCACGATCGCTACTAGACTACTAGTAGaatcccagcagcagcagcagcagcagcagaaaaggcCGCAAAGTCCTTGGCAAAGGTAGGTACAATGTTTAGATCCTTTCTGGAAGCTCGCGCCTACATGATCGCTTCGACTCGTATCGTACTCGGAACCTGTGTGCGGACTTGTGCAAATTTCACACTCCaacgcatcgatcgatcctctTTCGCTCGGTAGCGCGTCTAGTGACAGAGTTAGTTCGCATCGGCCCAATACCCAGAGTTTTTCCGGCCCACATGTGGCACATTGCACAACACCGGACCGCAGACATCCCGAAGGGACCGAAGCGTCGCGCGTTTGCTGCTCAGATGTTTCCTCTCGGGTTCAGCTCGAGGATGTGTTTGCTGTTAGCACCGCTCTAGGAAAGCAGACGGCTATTTTGCAGACGTCTGaaaacgctgctgctgctgctgctgtgggctTCTGTGGACGGGGCCGCATGCATGTGTGTTACGTTTCCCGGAACGGGCCAGACATTCGATATCTTTTGGCTGCGGACGAGCGAAATGCCGATACCAAAATGGCGtgcactgcaactgcaatttCGAGGCGCTCTTCACTTCGCTCCGCCGCGATAGTTCCCAAATGAGCCCCTCCGGCGATAAGATGGTGCATTGATGGTGCAAACAGGCATTTATCATCTGACGGCCCGCCTGGGAGAGGTTATTTACGCAACGGGAAAAGCTACTGGCAATCTCCGGAATTCAGCAATCTCGACCTCATTATTTGCACGGTTTTCTGTGCTACGGCTTTGCTATCAGTTCCAACCGGGAGGTCCGACAGGGAGAGCGAGGAATGCAATCTTCTTTCGGTCAACTGTAGTTTCGGACACAGAAATCAAGGAGCAGCCGTGGGAAAGCTCAATCTCTTTCCTGGGGATTTCTGGGACCCGCAAGTAAGGTGCTTCCGGTGAAGCTACAAGCAGAGCGTTGATCTACACCCTGGATGGGTATGTGATTAATGGCAGCGCGAACTAATCGACCCCCGATAACACGCAGGATCACATCCaagtcgagagagagagagcgcagaaGGATGCTGCGAAGAGAACCGAAAGAAGGGGCACTCCTCGTCGTGGCCGTCAATAAATCATGACTTTTACGGGGCCGCTGGGAAAACGGTAAGCCCGTCCCGTCGTCGGTCGATCGTTGTTCACCTACACGCCTGGGGTGTAGCAGCGCTACCAAACTGCTTCTCTTCCTAGTGAAGATCTAATGCACGATCCCTTATACCTGCCGGGCCGTTAGCAGGCCCAGGGATCCCGTCACCTTATAAGCCAATATTGCACAATGGGTCGACCCGTGGCTCGACCTGACCTGCCCGGCGCACACGATCCTTGCAGGCAGTCGCCATGGGCAAGTGCAAAAATCTCCGGATCTCATTCTCCTCCGGGGTCCTTAGCAGTGTTTTTTGCGAGCTTATCCTCTTTGCTGTGCGTGCTTCTTTCGGAAAGGAAAGAGATCATCACTGCTGGCCCAAATTAGGACATCCAGCCTAAAAGGCGATGATGGTGGGAAGATTGTTAAGGATTATTAACGGGCTTTGACTCCGGTTTCAGGTCAGCCAAAAAGAATGGCAATGTGTGGCAAGCACAGTTAAACCCCTTGGCCAGAATTTAACCTACTTACCGCCGCAGCAGGGTGTTCCGGACGGAGCTCCGTTTCCGGCGGAGTGCCCAGAATTGTGcgctaaaacaaaaaaagcaggCGGAGGAAACCCTTTAAGAATGACGTGTGGGATGAACCCAAATTGGCGCGACGGCCCTCGCGGTGGTCACGCGATTCCGGTCCGAGGACGACTtactgtgtgtgtttgtgtgagtcACCTTAGAGTAACCTCTGCTAgatttttggttttcgaaCGAATGAAAGAAATCTGATAAATCCGCGCGGTTCGTGAGCGCACACTGGACACCGTTTCCGGAGCGCGCCCGCGGTTCCGCTGGTCCGAAAGACAACGCCGATAAGCCGACTGACCAAGTCGGCCAAGCACAGGAAACACCGGAAGTTCCGATTCGGGAAGGTTGCTGTTATTTTGCACGTTATTCGCAAATACCACGCTACGGCcgttcggccggccagccaggtgTGATGTGGGACCGTCGGAACGAAGATAAGCCACCGGCCGAAGTAAACCTGCCGGAGGTAAAGAGTTGAGAAATCAATGAGACAGGGGTAGTGGTGGCCGATACGGGTCTTTCCGCAGCCGTTTGGGTCTTACAAATAGTGTCCGCACTTTTTCATCGCTTTCACTGGACAAAACGAATCTGGTTGTATCGAACACTTGTTTCTCAGTACAGTAAGTTGTTCCTGTGCTGTATTCGACCACCAACGCAAGAACTACACAGAACTCAGGGGACAGAGATAGAGTCAATCGCGCATCGTCTGATTACTACTTGTTCCGGTGTTGCTGTAAAATTTCCGCACTCTGACCGAAAACTGTCAAAAGACCACAAATGGTTTCAAAGCCatctttgttttgcttttctgcggtgatccatcaaatgtttggattttaaacgaACGGttacttgacttttgaaacgtcaaactttattctggaaattgtaaacatttagtaaaaacagaaaaaaaactggcagAAATGCATACAGCGACGGCCACAATTTTGTGCCCTATCTTCGGAATCCACCGTAACGGCCAAAGATCTTTTCTGTTGGAACGGACCAAGCGACGCATTATCACCAACGGAAGCATTTGCATCAAATGCGATGAACTGGCAGTGGTCGAACCGATAAATCGGAAGCTCTCCCCCTCGGGAACCTCGGAGTAGACTTTTGGTGTGACCCAACATTATCAAACCCGTGCGGGGTCGTGTGTGATTCACGATGTCGCCATCACCGCCACTGGAGCGCGCGAAACTGGTAAACAACTCTCTGTTGTGCCCTTCCGCCCGGTCCAATCCGACCGATTTCGAAGGTCCGAGCGATAAAGAGCGAAGCGTGTAgcggccgttgttgttgttgtttccaccctctcgatctcgatggcgacgatgataCTGATACGCGGCCGTGGGACGCgcgttttttgcgttttggcAAAACTCTTCCACAGGAACGCTCAAGGTCACAGCCGGGAAGGCCTCATAGACGCCGTcacgcagcaccagcagcaagaTGGGCAGCAGCGAGGGGCAGACGTACTGTCTGCGGTGGAACAACCACAAGTCGAACCTGGTCGAGATCCTGTTCGCGCTGATCAAGATGGAGTGCTACGTCGACTGCACGATCTACGTGGACGAGCAGGTGCAGTTCAAGGCGCACCGGGTCGTGCTGGCGGCCAACTCGCCCTACTTCCAGTCGATCCTGCAGGACGTGCCGATGGACCACTGCAGCATCCTGTTCCCGGGCGTGCAGGAGTTCGAGATGCGCGCCCTGCTCGAGTACATGTACACGGGCGAGGTGAGCGTGACGCAGGCGCAGATCCCGCGCATCATGAAGATCGCCGAGCAGCTGGAGGTGAAGGGCCTCTACGACATGGCCGACCTGAAagggggtggcggcggtggcggtgccggcgTCGGAGGGCGCTTCGacatcgaccaccaccagcaccagctgctgcagaaccaccaccatcgcgaCCCGGccacgatgctgctggccagcaacaacaactacaacaaGGCCGGAAGCGGCGTTGGCCACTGCAGCTCGGCGGCcgcttcctcctcctccgcgTTCCAGTCGGCCCCGTCGCCCGGTGCAATCGCCACATCGTCGACGGCCACGAACGTGGTGTCGCAggcccacagcagcagctcgtcaCCGCCCTGCACCACCTACAAGTCACCCTACTCCAGCCTGTACTCGCGCAGTCCGGGTGCGGTCGAGCGGGACCGCGAGCGCGAGGAACGCAGCCGCGACCGGTCTGCCTCGTTTTCGCACTCCTCCACCACCCCGACCACGTCCTCACCGCATGCGGCCTCCTCCAGCGGTGCCAGCGCTATCGCCACGACGATCCAACAGATCGGTGGCTCGACGGCCTccacatcgtcatcgtcggcagcggccgccgccgccctaGCCGCCGGCTGGCCCGCCCTCGGCGCCCAGATCCCGGTCACACTCGCCCAGACGCAGCTGCACAGTATGCTCAGCTCGGCGTACGACTCCAGCACCGACATGAACCCGCTCAAGCGCAAGAAGCTCCAGTCGATGTCGAGCATGATGCGCGACACGCCCATCCTGCGGAATGTCCTCGCCCAGGCCAACCCGCCCGACTCGTCGCAACCCCTCGTCGGTGGTTCTCCCTCGTCAGCGGCGACCGCAGCCGCAGTGGCCACCATCCAAACCGGAAGCCTGCACCTGAAAGGATCCTccggcggtggaggcgccgGCAGCGGCGTCTGCGGTTCCGGAGTACCGGAGCACCCGGAGCGTCCCAGCAGCCACCACTCGAACGGTAGTGGCTACGGCAAGGTAAGTACCTCCCGCACGGTGGACTCCATCGCAACCGCAATCCCGACATGTCTGACATAGGTCCTTCATTCCCTCAGTTGATCAAGGAACCGCCCCACTCGCCGTACGCGGACAAGTCCTTCGAGGACGAGCTGCTTGAGTCACCCCAtggtggcttcggtggtgggGTCGGTGGCGCTGACCCACGGCTCGCTTCGTACGtgccgcagcaccagcagcagaagccgGAGTGGAAGCGCTACAAGCAGTACACCCGGACGGACATCCTGAACGCGATCGACTGCGTGCGGAAGGGCATGAGTGCGCTGCAGGCGTCGCGCAAGTTCGGTGTCCCCTCGCGCACCCTCTACGACAAGGTGAAGAAGCTGGGCATCACGACGGGCCGCCCGATCAACCGGGCCCTCAAGCGATCGCCCAGTTCCGGTGGCAGTCCGGCCCCGTTCCCGTACGGGTTGAGCGGCACCACGCACCACCCGCACAGCCACATGTTCCCCGGTGGCACGGGGGGAGCCGGTGGACCGGGTGaccctcaccaccaccatcaccagcaccaacaccagcagctTCCGTCGCAGtcctcgcagcagcaacagcagcaggatgacGATGAGTCGGGCacatcggcggcagcggccgcggcagcagccgccgcagcggcagcagcccTCGCCCATCACGAGGCGGCCGGGCGGATGATTAAGCTGGAGCACGGCAGCCACCACGGTGGGTTGCCACCGACGATACCGCACCCAGCGGCCGCCCTGCTCGATCCGTCGTTCCTGCAGCAGGCGCTGGAGGCGCGCGGTGGCGACATTGCGGGGCGCGAGGCACTCCACGCGATGGCGTTCGCTGCTGCGGCCCATGCCGCCGTCAACGGGATGAGTACGTCGCCCGGGACCCACGGGACCGCCCGCTCGCCCAGCCCGAACGTCCTCATGAAGTACATGCGTTCGGTCTCGATGAGCTCTCCGGAGGATGGGGCCGATCTGCACCACCACGGGgggcaccaccaacaccaccaccatggtCACCACCATCATGGACCACATCCGGATGAGGTGCCCGGCGACCACGGCCCACATCACCACGGCCATCCGGCCGGCGAGCGGCACCACCAGAATGGCGGACGCCGGAGGCGCGATGCCCTCGCCGACGAGCTGCCGATGGAGCAGGACTCGATCGACGAGACCGGCAGCGAGTGTGGTGGTGACGGGGGCCGTCCGTCCTCGAGTGCTGCCGGCGGACCGCCCGGTCCGGACGACCACGTGGAGGACCTGTCGATGGGCCCCAAACGCGACTCGTCCGAAGAGCGGCGCGGCCTCTCGCTGTCACCCgtcagtggcggtggccacgtggtACGCCGCCTACCGTCAAGGTCACCGTCTcctgcgccgccaccaccaccaccaccaccaccgcaacaACCGGCACAGCAAGGGGTCATagtgcccgggccgggcaagcTGAAGGAGGACTACAGTCTCGCCATCAAGCGCGAGATCACCATCGCCAAcgacagcggcagcaacgTGGCCGGCCCCACGTCGGAGTCTTCGTAGGGGCCGGCGGGGAGAAGGTCCCCGCGGTCGTCgctaccaccgccgccgccgccgtgcacCGTGTCCTGAAgtgtaaatattgtttcaccTTTGTTACTCGCTCCCACCATCCAGAGATCCGATGGACGGTTCCACCGTTTCTAGTGGCCCTTTAGTGTGTACTctgacacacacatacacacgcagacacacgcgcacggcTTTAGTCGATTCGCGATTGTTATTCCTTGGCACTGTTCCGATTCGCGGTCAGAGAGTGCCTTCAGTTACCAGCAACGGGCAACAAATTGTTGTGCCCACCGAGCCCCACCGAGAACCGCTCCTGCGGACCAAATcctgtgtgtgtatgtgtgtgtgcgtgcgagacAGAGAGGGGGACGGTTtaatctgtctctctctctctccctttcaaTCGAAAGATcgcaagaaaaacaatagactGAGCAGAAGTTACCACGGAGGAGATAATTTTCACGGAGGTTTTAGTCCGgagcaaaagagagagcgagtgtgtGCAATccggaatcctttttttccgggACATCTTAGATGAATTCTCAGAAAGGGGCGCTGGCCCCCCCCCTATTATTAATGATCGGCACGCACTCCCAAtacgcgttgttgttgtccgtATTTGTGTCGTGCACTGTCCGTACTAAGGCCCCCCTCTTCATGCAGAGAGAGGCACCTCTAAAGTTAAGCTTAGTTTCCCGATGTAAATAGGCATTTCTTTCGGCAACTTCACGAACCTAAACCTTAACGATGATCCTTATTTCGGGCGCCAAAAAGTGGACCGGCATTTTTAAAGCGAACTCTGGGTGTTCCCACTCTAACCTTACTTCTAACGGTATGTGTGCGCGTAATATTAATTTAAGTTTCCTTCCTTAGCGACAAACTATATTATAGTTTGTGGGCCGACCGACAAAACCGGAGGTGGCAAATCTTTCGGGCGCCTTCTGTAAAATCTAATTGACTAGTTGAGCCGTAAGTGCATGTTAAAAGCGGGTTATGTTAGGGAGCAAAATTGTACGCTGCGACACCACTGAGTGCCTCTATACAGAGTTTTATTGATTCCTACCGATTAATtgttaaaagaaaaatgagaaaaaaacagaaaaacaacgcAACACTGGACGCTGGAGACTCGTCGCGGCCGTCATTAGAATTATATTTGGACAACTAgcgcgaagagagagagagctcagCGAGAGAAGCAGCGCAGTAGCAAGCACCGCCAAAATCTTAAACAATTTCTCTGATTTTGTTGGTCACTGTAATTGCGCCACAGCCATATAcaactctctttctctctctttctacctctctctctctctctctctctttgatAGCAGCTGAGCAAGATGCAAGTAGTAGATCCTAGTAGTCTATGTAGAACGCATGTggcgtaaaacaaaaactataaaaaagggtaaataaaaatatatcaaAAAGTAATGCCATATGAATATTCTCCTAACGCGGCTAGAGAGGGCGGTAATAGTGGTAGCAAGTGTAGCGAGAAGAAGACGAGCGAAAGTATCAAACTAGGATGGAAATATATCGTTGATCGAAACA
The nucleotide sequence above comes from Anopheles bellator chromosome 1, idAnoBellAS_SP24_06.2, whole genome shotgun sequence. Encoded proteins:
- the LOC131215806 gene encoding longitudinals lacking protein, isoforms A/B/D/L, producing MGSSEGQTYCLRWNNHKSNLVEILFALIKMECYVDCTIYVDEQVQFKAHRVVLAANSPYFQSILQDVPMDHCSILFPGVQEFEMRALLEYMYTGEVSVTQAQIPRIMKIAEQLEVKGLYDMADLKGGGGGGGAGVGGRFDIDHHQHQLLQNHHHRDPATMLLASNNNYNKAGSGVGHCSSAAASSSSAFQSAPSPGAIATSSTATNVVSQAHSSSSSPPCTTYKSPYSSLYSRSPGAVERDREREERSRDRSASFSHSSTTPTTSSPHAASSSGASAIATTIQQIGGSTASTSSSSAAAAAALAAGWPALGAQIPVTLAQTQLHSMLSSAYDSSTDMNPLKRKKLQSMSSMMRDTPILRNVLAQANPPDSSQPLVGGSPSSAATAAAVATIQTGSLHLKGSSGGGGAGSGVCGSGVPEHPERPSSHHSNGSGYGKLIKEPPHSPYADKSFEDELLESPHGGFGGGVGGADPRLASYVPQHQQQKPEWKRYKQYTRTDILNAIDCVRKGMSALQASRKFGVPSRTLYDKVKKLGITTGRPINRALKRSPSSGGSPAPFPYGLSGTTHHPHSHMFPGGTGGAGGPGDPHHHHHQHQHQQLPSQSSQQQQQQDDDESGTSAAAAAAAAAAAAAALAHHEAAGRMIKLEHGSHHGGLPPTIPHPAAALLDPSFLQQALEARGGDIAGREALHAMAFAAAAHAAVNGMSTSPGTHGTARSPSPNVLMKYMRSVSMSSPEDGADLHHHGGHHQHHHHGHHHHGPHPDEVPGDHGPHHHGHPAGERHHQNGGRRRRDALADELPMEQDSIDETGSECGGDGGRPSSSAAGGPPGPDDHVEDLSMGPKRDSSEERRGLSLSPVSGGGHVVRRLPSRSPSPAPPPPPPPPPQQPAQQGVIVPGPGKLKEDYSLAIKREITIANDSGSNVAGPTSESS